Below is a genomic region from Ancylomarina subtilis.
AAGAGTTTCCATTTTCTACGGCATTGGCATCCAGCTCATCAATACGCTCCTGATTTTGAATAATCCCATTGTACTTATATCCAAAGAAAGAGCCCATTGCATAACCTTCGGCCAAAACCTGAGAACCTGTTCCCTGCACAATCGCTCCGCTTGAATTCTCCGTTGAGCCTTCTTTCTCCAATTTTCTAACTTCATTTTTATTGGTAGCCAGATTAATAGCAAAATCGAACTTCAGATCTTTTTTATCTATAATCTTGGCTTTAACATTAAATTCAAAGCCCTCATTTCTAACACTCCCAATATTATAATACATGCTGTTTACAGACATACTTGAAGGAAAAGAAAAACTTCTAATTAAGTCATCTGTATCTTTGATATAGTAGCCCATGGATCCTGTCAAACGGTAATTGAATAAAGCAAAATCCAATCCGGCATCGTATAGGGTTGATAGTTCCCACTGAATATTTTTATTCCCAATCTGAGAATGCTCAATACCCGGAACATCATTGTATTTAGTTGCACGATATAAATCTCTATTGGAATAACTGGATAAGTTCTGAATCCCTGTTTTACCTGCAGATACTTTCAGCTTTAGATCATTAATAATATCCACATCGCTTAAGAAACTCTCTTTATTCATTCTCCAGGCTAGTGCCCCGGATGGGAAGAAACCATAACGATTATTCTTTCCAAACATAGACGAACCATCATAACGGGCTGTCACCGTTACAAGATACTTATCGTTGTACTTATAATTTAATCGACCAAACGAAGAAAATAAGCCACGCTCCTCTTTACCGTCAGAAGACTGACCAAACTCTGTACCCGCCGATACATTGGTATAAATCTCATCCATGGCAAAACCATTCTTCGAAAGGTAAGCCCACTGACTTTGTGAATCTTCGTATGAAAGCCCTCCAACAAAATCAATAGAATGAAGCTCATTAAAAGTATTCGTGTAGCTCACCGTATTATCAAACACAGTTCTGTACCCCCTACTTTCTTCCTTACTGGCAGATGCTTCGTTGTACCAGCTTAAATAACTGGGGTGAAACTGATAATTATAGTTCATGTACTGATTAACTGAAATATTCGATTTCAGCTTCAATCCTTTAGTAAGCTCCAGCTCTCCATACACATTCCCTGATATTCTGTATTCATCAGAATTGTTTACAACAGTTGATTCGGCAACTGGATTTACATCGTAAAAAGTAACACCATCTTCTTCATAAACGGGTAAATCCGGACGATGTCCCTGTGCAGAAAACATAGATGTTCCAGAATTATTTCTATCCGTATATGATAGATTGATATTGGTTCCAATTTTGAATTTAGGACTCAAATTGATATCCAAATTAACACGACCGGAATAGCGTTTCAGGTCATCATTTACAACCATTCCTTTATGATCCAATACAGACCCTGAAACGAAATAGGAAATATTCTCACTACCCCCACGAACCGAAACATCAACATTTTGTCTTCTGGCGGTTTGTTTCACTTTATCAAACCAATTGGTATTTGCATCGCCCAGGTAACCACCTTCGGTATCAAGAATATCTTCTGCGGCACTATTCCCCGGATCAACTTCTAAGGTTGCTTTAGCCAAATCGGTCAAATAAGAACGAAATTCATTGCCATCAAGCATCGAAAAGTTCTTAATCTGCGTATCAAATGAGGAGTTATAACTCACATTAAATTTTGCTTTTTCATTCAATCGACCTCTCTTGGTAGTGATCATCACCACACCATTGGCGGCACGCGAACCATAAATTGCCGATGCCGATGCATCCTTAAGCACGTCTACCGAAGCGATATCTGAGGGGGGTATCGAATTTAAGATTGTGGCATCATCAGTAGGTATCCCATCAATCACATACAAGGGTTCATTACTTCCTGAAAGTGACGTTGCCCCACGCACACGAACTCTGACAACTTCTCCCGGACGGCCTGTGTTACCACTTACCATAACACCTGCAGCCATATTTTGTAATAAAGAGGTTGAAGAGGGAACATTTTTCATTTCCAGTTCTTTCTCAGAGATACGAGCCACAGAACCTGTAAAGTCTCGAACTGCCGTTGTTCCGTATCCAACCACTACAACTTCATCCATCATGCCTTCATCGGGTCTAAGTACAATTGCATATTGTGTTTTATCTCCCAATTTAATTTCCTGAGGAACCATACCAATAAAAGAAACCAGCAATACATCAGCATTTTCAGGTATTCTCAGTGTAAATTCACCATTGGTATTGGTTGCAGCACCAATGGTTGTGCCTTTTACAACCACAGAAACACCTGGTAAAGGCGAACCTGACTTATCAGTTACCTTCCCCTTAATTTCTTTTTTCAACTGCACTGGTTCCTGAACGGGTTTGGGCTCTTTTTTAGTAAAAACCACAAAATCCTCAATAATCTCATATTCAAAAGGAATTTGCTTACAGATTTCATCCAAAGCTGATTCCAGACTCACATTCTGCATATCAAGATCTACTTTATATGAAGCATCCACGTCCTCTTCATTGTACATAAAGTAAGTTCCTGTTTGTTCTTTCAATTCACTTAAGACGGTTCTTAAAGAAGCTTCTCCGGTATTAATACTCACTTGTTGTCCCAATAGTACAGAAGCTGATAACTGGAAAGAAAAAGCGAAAAATAGAATCAAACTGAGCTTCATAATAAGCAAGGTTTTTCTTATGGCTGGTGATAAACACCGCCACTTCAGGTTTTTTTTCATAACTTTAGGGTCTAGATTTATACTACCATTGACATTTAATTTCAATGGATGGTTAATAATCAAACAGGGAATGTGGCCGCATTTCCTGTTTTTTTTCATTTTGCTGGTGGCCGCCAACAAAATATATTCTAATCAGTAGGTCGACCTACTATAATTTTATCATCTTTGATCGCAAACTTGACATTTGCCATCTTTTCTATCATCTCAAGGGCAAAGTCTATTGATTTCTCTCTTTTTACTGCACCTGTAAATCGCAATTGACGATACTGGTTTTCAACAAAAAAGAATTCCACACTATACCATCGACTCAACTGATGACAGATATCTTCAAGAGAATGATTTCTAAATTCAAACACTCCCTTCATCCAGGATGTATACAAATCTGTATTAACGGCTTGTATTTGAAATTCATCATCACCTCTTTTTATGACAGCTTGAAAGCCTGGCTTTAAACGTATTTTTTCCCCTAGAGAACTCAACTCTACACTACCTTCAATCAAGGTGGTCGCAATAAATTCCTCGTCATCGTAGGTCGAAACATTAAATTTTGTCCCCAACACCTTTACTTCAGTATCACGCGCCTTTATAATGAAAGCTTGTTTGGGATTATGTGCGACTTCAAAATACCCTTCACCGGTCAATTCAACCTGACGTGTTTTACCCATAAATTGCACAGGATATCTCAATGATGATTGAGAATTCAACCATACCCGCGTGCCGTCAGCCAAGATTAGGTTATACTCTCCTCCTCTGGGCACATCAATCCGGTTATAAATCAACTTCGTTTTATGCGATTGACTATTATTATAAGTCAGGCTGTTTGTAGAATCTTTATTGATACGTGTTCCATCAATTTCTGAAATAACTTTAGTGAGATTTTTTTCAAGCTTCAGTTTCTGACCTCCCTCAAGTGTTAGAATGGCTTTTTTTGAACCAATTGTTGATACTTCAGCAAAATTGTAAGTCTTATTGGAATCAAAGTCAGAACTCACCTGGTGAAGTACAAAATAACTCACAAGAGAAACGACCACAACTGCAGCCACATGAGGGAACCAGGTTTTTAGCTTTCTTACCTTCGTTTCTTTTTTAGGCATCGTTAATGACTTACTAATCTTTGTCCAGGCTTCGTCTGATTTTATTTGATCAAACTGACTGACAGCTTTACCTTCTTTTAGTAAAGCCAGATACTTCGC
It encodes:
- a CDS encoding TonB-dependent receptor, which translates into the protein MKLSLILFFAFSFQLSASVLLGQQVSINTGEASLRTVLSELKEQTGTYFMYNEEDVDASYKVDLDMQNVSLESALDEICKQIPFEYEIIEDFVVFTKKEPKPVQEPVQLKKEIKGKVTDKSGSPLPGVSVVVKGTTIGAATNTNGEFTLRIPENADVLLVSFIGMVPQEIKLGDKTQYAIVLRPDEGMMDEVVVVGYGTTAVRDFTGSVARISEKELEMKNVPSSTSLLQNMAAGVMVSGNTGRPGEVVRVRVRGATSLSGSNEPLYVIDGIPTDDATILNSIPPSDIASVDVLKDASASAIYGSRAANGVVMITTKRGRLNEKAKFNVSYNSSFDTQIKNFSMLDGNEFRSYLTDLAKATLEVDPGNSAAEDILDTEGGYLGDANTNWFDKVKQTARRQNVDVSVRGGSENISYFVSGSVLDHKGMVVNDDLKRYSGRVNLDINLSPKFKIGTNINLSYTDRNNSGTSMFSAQGHRPDLPVYEEDGVTFYDVNPVAESTVVNNSDEYRISGNVYGELELTKGLKLKSNISVNQYMNYNYQFHPSYLSWYNEASASKEESRGYRTVFDNTVSYTNTFNELHSIDFVGGLSYEDSQSQWAYLSKNGFAMDEIYTNVSAGTEFGQSSDGKEERGLFSSFGRLNYKYNDKYLVTVTARYDGSSMFGKNNRYGFFPSGALAWRMNKESFLSDVDIINDLKLKVSAGKTGIQNLSSYSNRDLYRATKYNDVPGIEHSQIGNKNIQWELSTLYDAGLDFALFNYRLTGSMGYYIKDTDDLIRSFSFPSSMSVNSMYYNIGSVRNEGFEFNVKAKIIDKKDLKFDFAINLATNKNEVRKLEKEGSTENSSGAIVQGTGSQVLAEGYAMGSFFGYKYNGIIQNQERIDELDANAVENGNSSYYGYLYPGNLELTDLNEDGKVDGKDRTIIGNPDPDLFGGIIANLSYKGFSFNANFGFQIGGLKQYGKALQNVPSQLTGLVDYNLYNRWSPENTDAKIPAIYLGQGVPALTSLSLYDASYFRLQDLRISYDLPEIKKFSVQGQVYVSATNLFTLTSYPGTDPATVNSYGNFGGNYETSYPGIRTYSVGLKLNL
- a CDS encoding FecR family protein, with product MKFSEEHIVSLIIAYQERVISDEEINELSEWLDADPDHANKFAKYLALLKEGKAVSQFDQIKSDEAWTKISKSLTMPKKETKVRKLKTWFPHVAAVVVVSLVSYFVLHQVSSDFDSNKTYNFAEVSTIGSKKAILTLEGGQKLKLEKNLTKVISEIDGTRINKDSTNSLTYNNSQSHKTKLIYNRIDVPRGGEYNLILADGTRVWLNSQSSLRYPVQFMGKTRQVELTGEGYFEVAHNPKQAFIIKARDTEVKVLGTKFNVSTYDDEEFIATTLIEGSVELSSLGEKIRLKPGFQAVIKRGDDEFQIQAVNTDLYTSWMKGVFEFRNHSLEDICHQLSRWYSVEFFFVENQYRQLRFTGAVKREKSIDFALEMIEKMANVKFAIKDDKIIVGRPTD